The following proteins are encoded in a genomic region of Paenibacillus sp. FSL R7-0273:
- a CDS encoding helix-turn-helix transcriptional regulator — translation MTNETRLQALSGFLKSRRAAITPASAGLPEGTRRRTPGLRREEVAQLAGVSSTWYTWLEQGRDIKVSPSVLDCIAAALKLTKDERNYLFALALDNGPGPAAYQLEESTVISPSLHKILQELTTCPTIISDRHCNIVGWNEAAAHVFLDFAALPAEGRNMISLLFVRKEFQRLAVNWEQFVRGYLSIFRAYYGQYVEDRWYDDFIADMKLRHPRFQELWEESRVSSAPDVVLEFRHAKAGKMLFQLTSLQVHGTTDLRCSIYTPAADSNTEAKLRQLMG, via the coding sequence ATGACCAACGAAACAAGACTGCAGGCACTGTCAGGCTTTTTGAAATCACGCCGGGCCGCCATTACCCCTGCTTCAGCCGGACTGCCGGAAGGCACCCGCAGAAGAACACCGGGGCTGAGGCGTGAAGAGGTTGCACAGCTGGCGGGCGTGAGCAGCACGTGGTACACCTGGCTTGAACAGGGAAGAGATATTAAGGTATCGCCATCCGTCCTGGATTGCATTGCTGCGGCACTTAAGCTTACCAAGGATGAGCGGAATTATCTGTTTGCTCTGGCACTCGACAACGGTCCGGGTCCGGCAGCCTATCAGCTGGAAGAGTCAACGGTAATCAGCCCCTCCCTGCACAAAATCCTGCAGGAGCTTACTACCTGCCCGACCATCATATCAGACCGTCACTGCAATATTGTCGGCTGGAATGAGGCCGCAGCCCATGTGTTTCTTGACTTCGCTGCACTACCGGCGGAAGGGCGCAACATGATTTCCCTCCTGTTCGTCCGCAAGGAATTTCAGCGGCTGGCGGTGAACTGGGAGCAGTTTGTCAGGGGGTATCTGTCTATTTTCCGGGCATATTACGGCCAGTATGTGGAGGACCGCTGGTATGATGATTTCATCGCGGACATGAAGCTGCGGCATCCCCGGTTTCAGGAGCTGTGGGAGGAGAGCAGGGTCAGCAGTGCGCCGGATGTAGTGCTTGAATTCCGCCATGCTAAAGCCGGAAAAATGCTGTTCCAGCTCACCTCTCTGCAGGTTCATGGGACTACAGACTTACGCTGCAGCATCTATACGCCGGCAGCTGATTCCAATACGGAGGCCAAGCTCCGGCAGCTGATGGGTTAA
- a CDS encoding sugar phosphate isomerase/epimerase family protein — MKLGVFMVLFGGRKLEDALDYVVSKGLKAVEIGTGGYPGNSHCDPKQLLEDEAALNEFKQQIESRGLIISALSCHGNPLHPQKELAQKDHEDLVNSIRLAQKLGVPVVNTFSGCPGDHEGAKYPNWPVAPWPNDYQEILTWQWEQKVIPYWKEMADFATEHGVKIGLELHGGFSVHTPATLLRLREAAGDAIGANLDPSHMWWQGIDPVQAIHILGRAGAIHHFHAKDTVIDPVNVNKHGLTDMQPYTNMLDRAWQFRSVGYGHDVKTWADMISALRLVGYDYVVSIEHEDGLMSIEEGFSKAVDNLRQVLIEEPLGEMWWV, encoded by the coding sequence ATGAAACTTGGCGTATTTATGGTGCTTTTCGGCGGTCGCAAGCTGGAGGACGCGCTGGACTATGTAGTTTCCAAAGGGCTTAAGGCAGTTGAGATCGGAACAGGAGGATATCCGGGCAACAGCCACTGCGACCCTAAGCAGCTGCTGGAGGACGAAGCGGCGCTTAACGAATTCAAGCAGCAGATCGAATCCCGCGGACTGATTATCAGTGCGCTGAGCTGCCATGGTAACCCGCTGCATCCGCAGAAGGAGCTCGCGCAGAAGGACCACGAGGATCTGGTGAATTCCATCAGGCTGGCACAGAAGCTCGGTGTACCGGTAGTTAACACGTTCTCCGGCTGTCCGGGGGACCATGAGGGTGCCAAGTATCCGAACTGGCCGGTTGCCCCGTGGCCGAATGATTATCAGGAGATTCTGACCTGGCAATGGGAGCAGAAGGTCATTCCTTATTGGAAGGAAATGGCGGACTTCGCGACTGAGCACGGAGTAAAGATCGGTCTGGAGCTGCACGGCGGCTTCTCCGTTCACACACCGGCTACCTTGCTGCGCCTGAGAGAGGCTGCAGGAGATGCCATCGGAGCTAACCTTGATCCAAGCCATATGTGGTGGCAGGGCATCGATCCTGTGCAGGCGATTCATATTCTCGGCAGAGCAGGGGCGATCCATCATTTCCACGCCAAGGATACGGTTATTGACCCGGTTAATGTTAACAAGCATGGCCTGACTGACATGCAGCCGTACACCAATATGCTGGACCGTGCCTGGCAGTTCCGCTCCGTGGGCTACGGGCATGATGTGAAAACCTGGGCTGATATGATCAGCGCACTGCGTCTTGTCGGCTACGATTATGTAGTGAGCATTGAGCATGAGGACGGCCTGATGTCGATTGAAGAGGGCTTCTCCAAAGCAGTGGATAATCTCCGCCAGGTGCTGATTGAAGAGCCGCTTGGAGAGATGTGGTGGGTGTAA
- the fabF gene encoding beta-ketoacyl-ACP synthase II, with protein MERVVITGMGVISPLGNTVEQFWDRLSSGESGISPITSFDTARYKSKIAGQVTDFDPEGRFGRKEARRMDRFTQFALAAAEDAWADSGLRLEAIDRERLGVYVGSGVGGIQTLMEQADLLRTRGPERVSPTLIPMLISNMAAAMISIRFGALGPALSPVTACSIGNTAIGEAFRLIRYGGADCVIAGGAEAAVTEISLASFGNATSLSARNDEPGKASRPFDGSRDGFVIGEGGAILILESLSHALRRNAFIYAEVTGYGASSDAYHMVATHPEGTGAYLAMKSALREAGVRPEDVDLISAHATSTLIGDRSETAAIKRLFGEAAYRIPITANKSMTGHTLGAAGGLEAVALIKSIGEGLIPPTINQATPDPDCDLDYVPNTARTAELVTGISNSFGFGGHNAVIVLRKHM; from the coding sequence ATGGAACGTGTAGTTATAACCGGAATGGGAGTCATTTCACCGCTTGGCAACACTGTAGAGCAGTTTTGGGATCGTTTAAGCTCAGGGGAGTCAGGCATTTCTCCGATAACTTCATTTGATACAGCCCGTTATAAAAGCAAGATTGCCGGACAAGTCACAGACTTTGATCCGGAAGGCCGGTTTGGCCGCAAGGAAGCCCGCCGGATGGACCGGTTCACCCAGTTTGCGCTGGCAGCTGCCGAAGATGCCTGGGCTGATTCAGGCCTGCGGCTGGAGGCCATTGACCGGGAAAGGCTGGGAGTATATGTAGGCTCAGGCGTCGGCGGCATTCAGACACTCATGGAGCAGGCTGACCTGCTCAGAACGCGCGGGCCGGAAAGAGTCAGCCCCACCCTTATTCCGATGCTGATCTCCAACATGGCGGCGGCGATGATCAGCATCCGGTTCGGCGCTCTGGGCCCGGCCCTTTCGCCGGTTACCGCCTGCTCCATCGGAAATACCGCAATCGGTGAAGCCTTCCGGCTGATCCGTTACGGCGGGGCAGACTGTGTAATAGCCGGCGGGGCCGAAGCGGCTGTTACTGAGATCTCGCTGGCCAGCTTCGGCAACGCCACCTCCCTTTCAGCCCGCAATGACGAGCCGGGCAAGGCCAGCCGGCCGTTTGACGGCAGCCGGGACGGCTTCGTCATCGGAGAAGGCGGAGCCATCCTGATTCTGGAGTCGCTGTCACATGCCCTGCGCCGGAATGCCTTCATCTATGCCGAGGTTACCGGCTACGGAGCAAGCTCGGATGCCTATCATATGGTCGCGACTCATCCAGAAGGCACAGGTGCCTACCTGGCTATGAAGTCAGCCTTACGCGAAGCTGGAGTCCGGCCTGAGGATGTAGACCTGATCAGTGCACATGCAACCAGCACGCTGATTGGTGACCGGTCGGAGACGGCAGCCATTAAACGCCTGTTCGGGGAGGCCGCATACCGGATTCCCATTACAGCCAACAAATCGATGACAGGCCATACCCTCGGGGCCGCCGGGGGCCTGGAGGCTGTCGCTTTGATTAAGAGTATCGGGGAGGGCTTAATCCCGCCTACGATCAACCAGGCGACCCCTGACCCGGACTGTGATCTGGATTATGTGCCGAATACTGCCCGGACAGCCGAGCTCGTTACCGGAATATCCAACTCGTTCGGCTTCGGCGGGCACAATGCGGTTATTGTGCTGCGGAAGCATATGTGA
- a CDS encoding ABC transporter ATP-binding protein: MERLLEVKDLAISFKTRGGEVQAIRGVNFHVNKGETLAIVGESGSGKSVTSQAVMKLVPQPAGEYKRGQILFDGQELITKTEKQMQKIRGKEIGMIFQDPMTSLNPMMKVGKQITEVLFKHEKMSKDAAYKRGVELLSLVGIPSPERRFQQYPHEFSGGMRQRVVIAMALAANPKLLIADEPTTALDVTIQAQILDLMKDLQKKINTAIIFITHDLGVVARMADRVAVMYAGQIVETGTAEEIFYDPRHPYTWGLLASMPSLDSKGSMLTAIPGTPPDLIKPPKGDAFALRSTYAMAIDMEKEPPTYKVSDSHLVKSWLMHPMAPAVEPPAVVKKRQRVLPNVYPEPVLVEAGAVH, encoded by the coding sequence ATGGAGCGCCTTTTAGAGGTAAAGGACCTAGCAATTTCATTCAAAACACGCGGCGGAGAAGTACAAGCTATCCGTGGTGTTAACTTTCATGTAAATAAAGGTGAAACACTGGCGATTGTTGGCGAATCCGGTTCCGGTAAAAGTGTAACCTCCCAGGCTGTTATGAAGCTCGTACCGCAGCCGGCGGGAGAATACAAACGCGGTCAGATCTTGTTCGACGGACAAGAACTGATTACGAAGACAGAGAAGCAGATGCAGAAAATCCGCGGCAAGGAGATCGGAATGATTTTCCAGGATCCGATGACCTCGCTGAATCCGATGATGAAGGTCGGCAAGCAGATTACTGAAGTACTGTTCAAGCACGAAAAGATGAGCAAAGATGCTGCCTATAAACGGGGGGTTGAACTGCTTAGCCTCGTGGGAATTCCTTCCCCGGAACGCCGTTTCCAGCAGTATCCGCATGAATTCTCCGGCGGTATGCGTCAGCGTGTTGTAATTGCTATGGCACTTGCAGCTAACCCGAAGCTGCTGATTGCCGATGAGCCGACGACTGCCCTGGACGTAACGATTCAGGCACAGATTCTGGATCTCATGAAAGACCTGCAGAAGAAGATTAATACCGCAATTATTTTCATTACCCATGACCTCGGTGTAGTTGCGAGAATGGCTGACCGTGTGGCCGTTATGTATGCCGGACAGATTGTAGAGACGGGAACTGCGGAAGAAATTTTCTATGATCCTAGACACCCGTATACCTGGGGTCTGCTTGCATCCATGCCAAGCCTGGACAGCAAGGGCTCTATGCTGACTGCCATCCCGGGAACACCTCCCGATCTGATCAAGCCGCCTAAGGGGGATGCCTTTGCCCTGCGCAGCACCTATGCAATGGCGATTGATATGGAGAAGGAGCCTCCGACGTATAAGGTTTCCGATTCTCACCTGGTAAAATCCTGGCTGATGCACCCGATGGCTCCGGCCGTTGAGCCGCCGGCGGTTGTGAAGAAGAGACAGCGTGTATTGCCGAATGTATATCCGGAGCCTGTATTGGTTGAAGCCGGCGCAGTGCATTAA
- a CDS encoding exodeoxyribonuclease III, producing the protein MKLVSWNVNGLRACVGKGFNEYFKESAADIFCVQETKLQEGQISLDQGEEYYQFWNYAQKKGYSGTAVFTRIKPLSVRYGLEEDSEPEGRVITLEFDGFYLVNVYTPNAKRDLTRLDYRMEWEERFRGYLLELDRLKPVLVCGDLNVAHADIDLKNAKANRGNSGFTDEERAKMTTLLEAGFIDTFRFFYPETEGAYTWWSYMPKVRERNVGWRIDYFLASSRLAPQLIDASIDCNVLGSDHCPVVLKINELAK; encoded by the coding sequence ATTAAGCTGGTATCCTGGAATGTAAACGGCCTGAGAGCCTGTGTCGGCAAGGGCTTTAATGAATATTTTAAGGAAAGTGCTGCAGATATTTTTTGTGTACAGGAGACGAAGCTGCAGGAAGGCCAGATTTCTCTGGATCAGGGAGAGGAATACTATCAGTTCTGGAATTATGCGCAGAAAAAGGGATACTCGGGAACAGCGGTTTTTACCAGAATCAAGCCGCTTTCGGTAAGATACGGGCTGGAGGAGGACTCAGAACCCGAAGGCCGTGTTATAACGCTGGAATTTGACGGCTTTTATCTGGTTAATGTCTATACGCCCAACGCCAAGCGTGATCTGACACGCCTCGATTACCGGATGGAATGGGAGGAACGCTTCCGCGGCTATCTTCTGGAGCTGGACAGGCTGAAGCCGGTGCTGGTCTGCGGAGACCTTAATGTTGCCCATGCTGATATTGATCTGAAAAATGCCAAAGCCAACCGCGGAAATTCAGGCTTTACCGATGAAGAACGCGCCAAAATGACCACATTGCTGGAGGCAGGCTTCATTGATACGTTCCGGTTCTTTTATCCGGAGACAGAAGGTGCGTATACATGGTGGTCCTATATGCCAAAAGTGAGGGAGCGGAATGTCGGCTGGCGGATAGATTATTTCCTGGCTTCCTCACGGCTTGCTCCGCAGCTGATCGATGCCTCTATCGATTGTAATGTGCTGGGCAGCGATCATTGTCCGGTTGTCCTTAAGATAAACGAGTTAGCCAAATAA
- a CDS encoding phosphotransferase family protein, with protein MESFTKVKLTGSQLRAAVQSAFGEDRVIVSAAELTGGFFNTAYDLELEDGRQVILKVAPSDETFTLSYEKNIMAAEVEALRLVAADGRIPVPAVYSYDDSRSVIPSPYFFMEKVYGQPYSEAKEGYSAVEQAEIERELGRYQRLINGIAGPRFGLFAQAAYEGTESWREAFTGMLRTLLEDARELKVALPAEEEEIWQLLEHYLPALDEVTEPRLIHWDLWNGNLFVQSGQIVSIIDWERALWGDVLMEYYFRHFEHSRPFYEGYGQSFGSPGERLRIKLYDFYLDLIMRVECDSRQYKDENHIHWASENLKESWKSFSALDSSPEA; from the coding sequence GTGGAGAGCTTTACTAAGGTTAAGCTGACCGGCAGTCAGCTGAGGGCTGCGGTGCAGTCGGCTTTTGGTGAAGATCGTGTTATTGTCTCAGCTGCAGAGCTGACCGGCGGATTTTTTAACACAGCTTATGATCTGGAGCTTGAGGACGGAAGACAGGTTATTCTGAAGGTTGCCCCCTCTGATGAAACCTTTACACTAAGCTATGAAAAGAACATCATGGCTGCTGAAGTAGAAGCACTCCGCCTTGTGGCAGCAGACGGTCGGATTCCGGTCCCCGCTGTATACAGCTATGATGACAGCCGGAGTGTTATCCCAAGCCCTTATTTTTTTATGGAAAAGGTTTACGGGCAGCCCTACAGTGAGGCGAAAGAAGGCTATTCAGCTGTCGAGCAGGCTGAGATTGAAAGAGAGCTGGGCCGGTATCAGCGCCTGATTAACGGAATTGCCGGACCAAGGTTCGGACTGTTCGCGCAGGCTGCTTATGAAGGTACGGAGAGCTGGCGGGAGGCGTTCACCGGGATGCTCCGCACCCTGCTGGAGGACGCCAGGGAGCTTAAGGTGGCTTTGCCTGCGGAGGAAGAAGAGATTTGGCAGCTGCTGGAGCATTATCTTCCCGCTCTGGATGAGGTAACAGAACCGCGGCTGATCCATTGGGATCTGTGGAACGGCAATTTGTTTGTACAAAGCGGGCAGATCGTCTCTATCATTGACTGGGAGCGGGCATTGTGGGGCGATGTGCTGATGGAATATTATTTCAGGCATTTTGAGCATTCCCGGCCCTTTTATGAAGGCTACGGGCAGAGCTTCGGCAGTCCGGGAGAGCGTCTGCGCATTAAGCTGTATGATTTTTATCTGGACCTGATTATGAGGGTTGAATGTGACTCGCGCCAGTATAAAGACGAGAATCACATACACTGGGCTTCGGAGAATCTGAAAGAGAGCTGGAAATCCTTTAGCGCTCTGGACAGCAGTCCGGAAGCATGA
- a CDS encoding MFS transporter → MNTPGMLRSFNFLYFALLAMFIPFLPVFLDMQGLTPGQTGLVIGTGGFITIIAQPLWGMISDRTRTIRKVLLLLLLCSAVTGYFLYASGSYILLVLFAMLLYFFLMPIDPLTESLNFRIAEAHGISYGSIRTYGALGYGIMALLTGYVLNSFGAHGLGLLFAGSCIAGFAISWRIPDAPVSGKPVTLGSLKQFLKNKETLLFLLLIFICSVPARMNDTFLGVHILELGGGSALVGQSFFLAAISEIVVFALSFRWLRQGKELIIITFAGFFYFVRFFLSAWISDPQVLAYLQILQVLTFPVFYSAAIQYLYSIVPEEWRATGQTVLALLFFGVSGILASYAGGALYGTFGGKIFFLSVAAMSLLGTAFGFALHYKNVRTS, encoded by the coding sequence ATGAATACTCCAGGAATGCTCAGGAGCTTTAACTTTTTGTACTTTGCCCTGCTGGCGATGTTTATTCCCTTCCTGCCCGTCTTTCTGGATATGCAGGGCCTGACTCCGGGACAGACCGGCCTCGTTATCGGCACAGGCGGCTTCATAACCATTATTGCCCAGCCGCTCTGGGGAATGATCAGTGACAGAACCCGGACAATCCGCAAGGTACTGCTGCTGCTTCTCTTGTGCTCAGCGGTGACCGGTTACTTTTTATACGCTTCCGGCAGTTACATCCTGCTGGTGCTGTTTGCAATGCTGCTGTATTTCTTCCTGATGCCCATTGATCCGCTGACCGAAAGCCTGAATTTCCGGATTGCTGAGGCACACGGTATAAGCTACGGCTCCATCCGTACCTATGGTGCTCTCGGCTATGGAATCATGGCGCTTCTTACCGGCTATGTCTTAAATTCCTTTGGCGCGCACGGCCTGGGACTGCTGTTCGCCGGCAGCTGTATCGCAGGCTTTGCAATCAGCTGGAGGATACCGGACGCCCCTGTCTCAGGTAAGCCCGTGACACTTGGCAGCCTTAAGCAGTTCCTCAAAAACAAGGAGACCCTGCTGTTTCTGCTGCTTATCTTTATCTGCTCTGTACCGGCCAGAATGAATGATACCTTTCTGGGTGTACATATTTTGGAGCTGGGCGGAGGCTCCGCGCTCGTCGGCCAGTCGTTTTTTCTGGCGGCCATCAGTGAAATTGTAGTATTCGCCCTCAGCTTCCGGTGGCTGCGCCAGGGTAAAGAGCTGATTATAATCACATTTGCCGGATTCTTTTACTTTGTCCGCTTCTTCCTTTCAGCCTGGATATCAGACCCACAGGTGCTGGCTTATCTGCAGATTTTGCAGGTGCTGACCTTTCCGGTATTTTATTCCGCTGCCATTCAATATCTGTACAGCATCGTCCCCGAGGAATGGCGGGCTACAGGACAGACCGTACTCGCACTGCTGTTCTTTGGTGTCTCGGGCATCCTGGCCTCCTATGCCGGCGGTGCGCTTTACGGGACTTTTGGCGGCAAAATCTTTTTCCTGAGTGTAGCGGCAATGTCCCTTCTCGGTACAGCCTTCGGCTTTGCCCTTCACTATAAGAATGTGCGAACCTCCTAA
- a CDS encoding citrate synthase/methylcitrate synthase, whose translation MAKVTGLEGVVAGETDIGLVDGEKGYLVYRGYWAKELAVSKSYEEVAYLLWNSRLPDAEELAQLKQEMSAARAIPDYLKKMIDLLPPSIPMMLVLQSAVAALGDKDNATWPPTLKQAIRLTSVLPTIIAYRYRSLNNLPEVEPSAKLGHAANYLYMLNGSIPEQAHVQALSAYQILCMEHGMNASTFASRVVLSTESDMCAAVCGAIGAMKGPLHGGAPSEVITMLEEIGTMDRAEPWIRSVLESRGKIMGFGHRIYKTKDPRAEALMIATQEMIGKDASFDLAIHVEHTAIRLLEEYKPGRRLYTNVEFYAAAILKALQLDPDIFTPTFTAGRIVGWTSHILEQAASNRIFRPQSVYTGPMPETEAEVV comes from the coding sequence ATGGCAAAGGTAACCGGATTAGAAGGTGTAGTAGCTGGTGAAACAGATATCGGGCTGGTGGACGGCGAGAAGGGATATCTGGTCTACCGCGGATATTGGGCGAAGGAGCTTGCTGTAAGCAAGAGCTATGAGGAGGTTGCATACCTGCTGTGGAACAGCCGTCTGCCGGATGCAGAGGAGCTGGCCCAGCTTAAGCAGGAGATGTCGGCAGCCAGAGCGATCCCGGATTATTTGAAAAAAATGATAGATTTGCTTCCGCCGTCTATTCCGATGATGCTCGTCCTGCAGAGTGCAGTGGCAGCTCTGGGGGACAAGGACAACGCAACATGGCCGCCGACACTGAAGCAGGCAATCCGCCTGACCTCGGTTCTGCCGACGATCATTGCCTACAGATACCGCAGCTTAAATAACCTGCCTGAAGTGGAACCGTCAGCAAAGCTGGGGCATGCGGCGAACTACCTGTATATGCTGAACGGAAGCATTCCTGAGCAGGCACATGTACAAGCGCTCAGCGCCTACCAGATCCTCTGCATGGAGCACGGGATGAATGCCTCAACCTTTGCCTCCAGAGTCGTCCTGTCAACAGAATCGGATATGTGCGCTGCCGTCTGCGGGGCAATCGGGGCGATGAAGGGGCCGCTGCACGGAGGCGCACCTTCAGAGGTTATCACCATGCTGGAGGAGATCGGCACGATGGACCGGGCTGAGCCTTGGATCCGCAGCGTGCTTGAGAGCCGGGGCAAAATTATGGGCTTCGGCCACCGGATCTACAAGACAAAGGACCCGCGGGCAGAAGCGCTGATGATTGCGACACAGGAGATGATCGGCAAGGACGCTTCCTTCGATCTGGCTATCCATGTGGAGCATACAGCCATCCGGCTGCTGGAGGAATACAAGCCGGGCCGCCGGCTGTACACCAATGTTGAGTTCTACGCGGCGGCCATTCTCAAGGCGCTCCAGCTGGACCCGGATATTTTTACGCCGACCTTTACGGCGGGCAGAATCGTCGGCTGGACCTCGCATATTCTGGAGCAGGCTGCAAGCAACCGGATTTTCCGCCCGCAATCCGTATACACAGGGCCTATGCCGGAGACAGAAGCCGAGGTTGTATAA
- a CDS encoding glycoside hydrolase family 43 protein: MKKRAIATLLLLTVLSGCSGGGDSVPQFENVSVHDPSVIKADGMYYVFGSHLASAKSKDLMAWEQISSVVEDGNVLIPNVTEELSETFSWAQSDTLWAADVIQLADGKFYMYYNACRGDSPLSAMGIAVSDKIEGPYKNQGIILKSGMAGVGDDGEIYDATQKPNVVDPDVFFDKDGKLWMVYGSYSGGIFILELDPASGFPLPDQGYGKKLLGANHARIEGPYMLYSPETEYYYLFLSFGGLDANGGYNIRVARSKNPDGPFEDSSGQSMLDAIGNPDKLFDDPFYSPYGVKLMGNFEFMNTGSELQAAGEGYVSPGHNSAYYDDKSGKYYLIFHTRFPYRGEAHEVRVHQMFMNEQGWPVVAPHRYGGEKIGSYSAKDIVGEYKYINHGRDITAELVQSELIELTADGSVTGAVSGTWRLDSDHTATLTVDGVEFSGVFLQEWNEAVNGNVMTFTALSGDGTAIWGSHVFGGDSK; encoded by the coding sequence ATGAAAAAACGTGCTATAGCTACATTGTTATTGCTTACTGTATTATCAGGCTGCAGCGGAGGAGGAGACAGTGTGCCACAGTTTGAAAATGTTTCAGTGCATGACCCGTCTGTCATCAAGGCTGACGGTATGTATTATGTATTCGGCTCTCACCTTGCATCAGCCAAATCAAAGGATCTGATGGCATGGGAGCAGATTTCCTCTGTTGTGGAGGACGGCAATGTGCTTATTCCTAATGTTACAGAGGAGCTTAGTGAGACCTTCAGCTGGGCGCAGTCAGACACCTTATGGGCAGCGGATGTTATCCAGCTTGCGGACGGTAAGTTCTACATGTATTACAATGCCTGCCGAGGGGATTCGCCGTTGTCGGCGATGGGTATCGCTGTCTCAGACAAGATTGAAGGGCCATATAAGAACCAGGGGATTATTCTGAAATCCGGAATGGCCGGTGTTGGCGATGACGGAGAAATTTACGATGCGACACAGAAGCCGAATGTTGTGGATCCGGATGTGTTTTTTGATAAGGACGGCAAGCTGTGGATGGTATACGGATCATACTCCGGCGGGATTTTTATTCTGGAGCTTGATCCGGCAAGCGGCTTCCCGCTTCCGGACCAGGGCTACGGCAAGAAGCTGCTCGGGGCAAATCATGCCCGGATTGAAGGCCCGTATATGCTGTATAGTCCGGAGACTGAATACTACTATCTGTTTCTCTCATTCGGCGGCCTGGATGCGAACGGCGGATATAATATCCGGGTAGCCCGGTCCAAGAATCCGGATGGCCCGTTTGAGGATTCTTCCGGCCAGTCCATGCTTGATGCAATCGGAAATCCGGACAAGCTGTTTGACGATCCTTTCTATTCGCCTTATGGAGTAAAGCTTATGGGGAATTTTGAATTTATGAACACCGGTTCTGAGCTGCAGGCTGCCGGAGAAGGCTATGTGTCCCCAGGCCATAATTCAGCTTATTACGATGACAAAAGCGGCAAGTATTATCTGATCTTCCATACGCGGTTCCCTTACCGCGGCGAGGCGCATGAAGTGCGGGTGCACCAGATGTTCATGAATGAACAGGGCTGGCCGGTTGTCGCACCGCACCGTTACGGAGGGGAGAAGATCGGCAGCTACAGCGCAAAGGATATTGTAGGAGAGTACAAATATATTAATCACGGCCGGGATATTACTGCAGAGCTTGTCCAGTCAGAGCTGATTGAGCTGACAGCGGATGGCAGCGTAACGGGTGCAGTCTCAGGTACATGGAGACTGGACAGTGATCATACGGCTACCCTCACGGTTGATGGTGTGGAGTTCAGCGGAGTATTCCTTCAGGAATGGAATGAGGCTGTGAACGGGAATGTGATGACCTTTACCGCCTTATCCGGTGATGGAACGGCCATTTGGGGCAGTCATGTATTTGGCGGAGACAGTAAATAA
- the fabV gene encoding enoyl-ACP reductase FabV, producing the protein MIIKPRTRGFICTTAHPVGCAQQVQKQIEYIRKSPAINGPRSVLVIGASTGYGLASRIAAAFGSGAATVGVYRPSTASGTRTASAGWYNSAAFEQAALKAGLRSFSVCGDAFTRETKERTAELIRRELGQVDLVIYSVATGRRTDPVTGQVYNSALKPIGEPYTNKTVNFHTGEVTQVTVEPASNQEIEDTVQVMGGEDWQLWIDSLKAAGVLADNATTLAFSYIGPELTQEIYRKGTIGRAKDHLEETARLLDSQLAPGGGRAYVAVSKGLVTQSSSALPVVPLYISLLYRIMKEQGTHEGCIEQAYRLFNERLYAPGGTPVDETGRIRIDDHELEAAVQAEVDRLWPQLDTGTVNELSDLRGYREEFFQLFGFETAGIDYEADTDPVVTVPNQY; encoded by the coding sequence ATGATTATTAAACCAAGAACACGGGGCTTTATATGTACAACCGCCCATCCGGTAGGCTGTGCACAGCAGGTTCAGAAGCAGATTGAGTATATCCGGAAAAGCCCGGCAATAAACGGTCCGCGAAGTGTACTGGTAATTGGAGCCTCAACCGGCTACGGGCTTGCGTCCAGGATCGCTGCTGCCTTTGGTTCCGGAGCTGCAACTGTCGGCGTCTACCGCCCAAGTACAGCTAGCGGGACACGCACCGCATCTGCAGGCTGGTATAATTCGGCCGCCTTTGAACAGGCGGCTCTGAAGGCCGGTTTGCGCTCCTTCAGCGTATGCGGCGATGCCTTCACCCGGGAAACTAAGGAGCGTACAGCTGAGCTGATCCGGCGTGAGCTGGGACAGGTGGACCTGGTAATTTACAGCGTAGCTACCGGCCGCCGGACAGACCCTGTAACCGGGCAGGTTTACAATTCCGCACTAAAGCCGATCGGTGAGCCCTATACCAATAAGACCGTCAATTTTCATACCGGCGAAGTCACACAGGTTACCGTAGAACCTGCCTCAAACCAGGAAATTGAGGATACCGTTCAAGTCATGGGCGGTGAAGACTGGCAGCTGTGGATCGACAGCCTGAAAGCAGCCGGAGTTCTGGCTGACAATGCCACAACACTGGCGTTCTCCTACATCGGGCCCGAGCTGACACAGGAAATTTACCGCAAGGGTACTATAGGGCGTGCTAAAGACCATCTGGAGGAGACGGCCCGCCTGCTGGACAGCCAGCTTGCTCCGGGCGGCGGCAGAGCCTATGTGGCAGTCAGCAAAGGTCTGGTTACGCAGTCCAGCTCCGCCTTGCCGGTAGTCCCGCTCTACATCTCACTCCTTTACAGAATCATGAAGGAACAGGGCACCCATGAAGGATGCATTGAGCAGGCTTACCGTCTGTTCAACGAACGCCTATATGCACCCGGAGGCACTCCGGTTGATGAGACTGGCCGTATCCGGATTGACGACCATGAGCTGGAGGCTGCCGTTCAGGCAGAAGTGGACCGGCTGTGGCCGCAGCTGGATACCGGAACTGTTAATGAGCTGTCCGATCTGCGCGGTTACCGTGAGGAGTTCTTTCAGCTGTTCGGCTTTGAGACCGCAGGGATAGATTATGAGGCTGACACAGACCCTGTGGTCACTGTCCCTAACCAATATTAG